In bacterium, the DNA window AAGACAAACCTTCACTGGTAGTGGTAGTTACTCCAGACTTAGTGAAGGCGGGGTGGGACGCGGTGCCCATTGTAAAAGAGCTTGCCAAACTCATGAAGGGCGGCGGTGGTGGTAAAGCCCACCTTGCCACCGCAGGAGGCAAAGACGCATCTGCGCTCGATCAGGCTCTCTCTGCCGCAGCACAACTGATTCAAAATCTTGCGACAGCGGCCGCAAAATGAGCAAGCCCGAACACCTCGCTTCAGTTCACGACCCTTTGATGGTTAAAGCCATCGAGAAATTGCAACATGCAGTGCAAGAAGCTGCAACGATGCACAGTCAGCTTTCCACGACTTGTTTTGCTGAGTTGACAGCCATTGCCCAAGCCTGCTCAAGTACCCTGCGTCACGGCGGCAAATTGTTTTTTTGCGGCAATGGGGGATCGGCTGCGGAGTGCCAGCATCTTGCAACCGAATTTGTCGTCAGGCTCACAGCCCAGCGCGAACGACAAGCACTTGCAGCCATCGCCTTGACCACCGATACATCACTTATCACTGCGTGCTCCAATGACTACGGATTTGATCGTGTTTTCTCCCGGCAGGTTGAGGCTTTGATGCACGCCGGCGATGTCCTGTTCCTTTTGTCTACATCCGGTCGCTCTCCAAATCTCATACTTGCTGCAGAGGCGGCGGCTAAGATCGGCGGTAAGCGAGTGGCCATGCTGGGGATGGACCCCACTCCCTTGGATCGTCATGCAGATTACGTGTTGCATATTCCATCAGCGTCCGGTCAGCGTGTGCAGGAAGCTCATTTGCTCTGCGGACACATGCTGGTTGAACTCATTGAAGACTTACTTTCGAGCGGCGATAACCTCCATTCGACTCGATGACTTTTCTTAATTCTGCGCTGCTTGCCGCTCTCTCACTCGGACTGATCCCGATACTTATTCACCTTCTGAACCGTCAGCGGTTTAAGGAGGTGGACTTTCCGACGCTACGCTTCTTGCAGGAGATGCAGAGGCAAAAGATGCGTCGTGTACGGGTACGCCAATGGCTGTTGCTGGTGCTCCGCACCCTGGCAATTCTCGCTTTGGTGTTTGCGATGGCCAGACCCGTTTTGCGTTCTGAGACCGGATTTTTGGGAACCGGCGAAGCGAGGGCGAGCGTTGTACTTGTCCTTGATCGCTCAGCTTCAATGCGCGCCGAATCTCCAAATGGCACACGCTTTAGAGAGCTACAGACGCGTGCGCAAGAAGTAATCCAGTCTCTCGGCTCCTACGATGAGATACAGATCGTCTGGGCCGACCCTGTCCCGCAGTTGTTCCCCGACTCCCCCACGCAACACAAAGCTTTGCTGCGTGAAGCGATAGAGGCTGCCACAGCACAGGAGTCCGGCGGCACGTTGTCTGATGCTGTGGGTCAAGCGAGAAGCATCTTAGGCAAGTCGCAGAATCTGCTGAAGGAAGTATACGTCATTTCCGACTTCAGTGAAAGCGCATGGCTCGAACGATTGCCCGATGCTCCTATACTTCCCAATGACGTCCGTCTCTACGTCGTCCCCATTGCCAAAGACGATGTGCAAAATGTAGGGATTGTCCATGCGGAAATCTCATCCAGACTAATTGCCCCGGGGCGCACAATAGAGCTAAGCTTTTCTGTGGTTAACAGTGGCAGCGATGCGGTTAGTGATCGAATAGTTTCCGCCTATCTGGATGGTGCTCGCGTAGCACAGTCACGACTTTCTCTTAGAGCTAGTGAAGCGCGAACAGAGCAGCTTCGATTTGTTCCTGAGAGCGTCGGAGACATGGCGGGATACGTGAGGCTCGAAGATACGGATGCCTTCGCTGATGATGATGTCAGGCGATTTGTATTGCGTGTGCCTGCCCGTCTGAACGTCGCCATTGTCGGGGCGATTGGGCCGGCACGCAGACTGACCGCCTTGGCGATGGACCCTGCTGCAAGCGCAGAGTCTTTCGTGCACGCAGTGGAAATGACGACCTCTGAGTTTGAGTCAGCGGATTGGTTGAGCTATGATGCGGTATTTGTGGTTGACGCACCCGCGTTCTCCGGTGGTTTTGCAGAACGCGCGCGAAGCTACCTGCAAACAGGACGTGGAATCTTCGTCGCAGGTGGTCCAAATTTTGATCTGAGATCTCATGCCGTATGGATGCAAGCATTGGGTCTGCCGGCACCGCTCGGTGTTGACGATGCGGGAGACGGCCGTACGCGTTGGAGCAAGGTTGATCTGGAGCATCCTCTTTTTGAAGGCGTCTTTCAGGAAAGGCCTGCCGACATTTCACCTGAGTTCGCGCGAACGCTTGCGATATCCCGCGATGCCGCAGCCGCCACGGTAATCGAAGGAGCTGGAGGCAAGGTCTATTTGTGCGAGGCGACTCAGGGACGTGGGCGAATTCTCTTCTTTACGAGTTCGCCTGATCCGGAATGGTCGTCCCTGTTTCGCGCAGGTATCTTTGCCCCGCTGATGACGGGAAGTGCGGCTTACCTGGCTGGCTCAGGACGAGCGGGCGTTGACTTGACACAGACGGTTGGTCAGGGAGGTGAACTACTGCTACGTTCAACGGATGCCATACAGTATGATCTTTCGTCCAACGAAGTCTCCCTGAAGTTGACAGCTTCACCTGTTGCTGGCGGGCAAGTTTTGCGCATTCCTCCCCTAAGTTCCAGTGGCGAGTTTCGATTGCGCCAGGCAGAGCGCGACGTGCTGCCAATCGTTGTCAATATCCCTGCGAAAGAATCTTTCTTGAAACCTATGACCGACGATCTGCACTTGGAAAGTCTTGGGGGACAGCTGCAGCGATTGGGTCAGACAGCAAACATGGAGACCGTGATCAGCGAAGGCAGATACGGGCGTGAACTTTGGAGACTCTTTCTAATGCTGGCGCTGTGCCTGCTAATCGCTGAAATGTTCATTGCGCGAACACCGAAGAAGGAAGCGATTGCGACATAGCCGATCCAGACATTTATGCAAAAGAGGCTCCCGCGAGGGAGCCTCTTTGTTGGCCCCCAAATCACTATCAGCGAAGAAGAGTTACACGGACGGACGAATGAGCGTCGCTTGCACGAAGCCAATAGGATCCGCTGGGCAAGCCGTCAGGCAGTTTCCAAGTCCGACTCATGTTTGATCCACCTATACTTGTAATCTCTCTTCCTAAAATGTCGTACAGACGAATCTGTGACGACTCGCCAAGAGGAGCGATCGTCACCCAACCGGTCGTAGGATTGGGAAACAGACTTAGTGTAGGCGAGGGACTTCGGGACTGATCTTCACTTGCAGTACCTCTCCATGAACCGTCGAAAAACACATCTCCGTCGTCACCGATCAGACGACCACTCCAGACGACCGCGAAGCCTTCTTCATCGGCGGCACATCCAAAACCTTCAGAAACTACAAGCCCGTTCAGATCCGAGACCGGTTCTTCCAATTCCCATGCCCAAGGTTGGTTGATACTGGCACGGCGAAACAAGAGCTGTCCGGTCTGGTTTTGTACCTGAACACGGGCATAGCAAATGCCAATCTCACCTGCCGCTTCCATCAATCGCGGGTTTACGTTATCGAAGGGGCTATCCGTAAGCTGAAGGGGGTCTGACCACGACACGCCGTTGTCCGGGGAGTACGTCGCGTAAATCTCACGGGCGACAGAGGCATTGTTCCGTCGCTGATATGCAAGCATGATCGTACTCTCACGGGAGATAAGAGTGGGCCTTGTCTGAGCGTAGCTGCTGATATCGGGAGTTAATTGAGTGCTCCAGTGACTGCCAAGGTCATCTGAGTAATACAATGCTATCTGCTCGCCGGTTGAACCTGGCCGGTCAATCGCGGTGGCAACCCAAAGCCTCTCATTCTCACCTTCCCATGTCACTGCGGCTGCGATACTCGCCGAAGAATCCTGCATGGGAAGGCCCGATGCGAACCAGCCGCTACTAAACCAGTCCTGACCGTAGTTCATCGCATAGAAGTGACCAAGCGTCCCCATGCCATTTGAAGAAGCTGCCAGCACAAACAAGTGAACATAAGGATCCTCGTTGGAAAAGTCGAAGTCTGAGAGCAATACTGCGTCTTTCAGCACCGTATTCTCGGGGACAACCAGAGGAGAGGAAGGTTCCGGCCAATTTGACGACGTATGAGATATTCTGCGATAGTGTATATCTGAGCCATCGCGAGCAAAATTCGATATATACGCGTACCGGTCGTCACTGGCAGTTGCGAACTTTATGTACTCAGGAGTCACTGTCCTGTCAGTAAACGCTTCCCAAACTTCGCCGTACAATTGCGAGGTTCGCATGCTCAGGACATTTGATTCGCGCACACAAAAGGCTCGAAACTGACCGTCACCGATCGGGACTACTTGCGGACTCCATTCGTGTTGATCCGTACCAAAAACTACCACATCATGACTCCAGTCCAGCTGCGCACAAAGCACACCCGGCAGTAGCAGGATTGAGAAAAGACTAAAGGTCTGACCAGAGTTGAAGTATCTGAATCGCATTGGAGGCCGCGCCTTTTCGCAAATTGTCACCTACGACCCAAAAATGCAGCCAATGATTATCGTCCGGGTCGATTCGCACACGTCCGACATGCACATCCTGCTGACCGCTGACTTCGAGGGGAGTCGCGTAATCAGATCCGTCACAAATGAGTCCTGGAAAATCAGAAAGACATTTCAAGACATCGGCCAATGATGTCCCCTGCAGCAACTCCACGCTGACGGAGGCCGCATGCCCAATTTCGACAGGCACACGTACAGCCGTCGCACTTACGTGAACGTGCTCTCGGTTCAGAATCTTCTTGATCTCACTGACTATCTTGGTTTCTTCCGCACTATAGCCACTACTCTCCCAGTGTCCGACTTCTGGGAAGAGATTTCCGGCAATCCGCCGAGGTAGAACTTCAGGCTTGGCGTTAGCGTCACGATTCTGAGCTCTCATTTCTTCAACTGCGGCCGACCCTGCACCCGATACGCTTTGGTATGTCGAAATTAGAGCACGACGCAAGCCGAATCGTCGATCAAGCGGTGCCAGGGCCATGACAACCACTGATGCCGAACAATTCGGATTTGCGACCACGCGAGTTTGTGATGTGATTCTGTCGGCATTAACTTCCGGAATCACTAAAGGCACGTCGTCGTTCATGCGAAATGCGCTGGAATGGTCAATCACCCGAATCCCACGCGCCTCTAACTGCGGCACCCACACTCTCGAATGTTCTGCCGAAAGAGCGAGAATGGCATACTCTGCGTCAACTTCGTCGCCTTCCATCGAGCGGACTTCATGAAGCTCTCCGTTGCACTTCATCGTTTTACCGACCGAAGACGTCGACGCATATAGACTTAGCTCTGCCAATGGGACGCCCCACTCTTCCAGGACTGCAAGCGTTGTCTGGCCTACCAATCCGGTTGCCCCTAATACTGCAAGTCGCACAGGTTTCACTATTGAGTCACCACGATTCCAGTGCCTTCAACGACTTCGCCAATCTCCGCATAGTAAATATTCTGTGTACCGAGGGATTGCTGCGCCAGTTCAAATTGTCCTCGAGGAATGGCGACCAGCAGTCCCCCGGACGTCTGGGCGTCAAACATTATCCACTGCATTGCGCTCGACACCTCCGAAGCGAACTCCACATAACTCCCGAGGTACAGCTTGTTCATCTTTGTTCCGCCAGGGACCTTTCCCTGTTCTGCAAGTGGGAGAGCGCTTTCCAGCACAGGTATTGAAGCCGCATGCATCTTGAACTGAACGTTTGATGCCTTGGCAATTTCGGCGGCATGACCGAGCAGCCCGTTGCCCGTAATGTCTGTGGCAGCCTTGATCCCACAGTCACGCAAGGCAAGCTGTGCGTGCTTATTCAATGTTTGCATCCATCCTACTGCAGCACCAATCTCCTGCGCAGTCAACAGTTCATTCTTCAACGCAGTCGTGAGAATTCCCAACCCAAGCGGTTTAGTGAGAATCAGCACGTCGCCCGGCCGTGCACCGTTGTTACTCCACATGTTTGCCGGGTCAACCAATCCTGTGACGACCATGCCATATTTTGGCTCTTTATCGTCAATCGTGTGCCCGCCTGCGACAACGATGTCTGCTTCCGCCGCCTTTTCGGCACCGCCGCGCAGCACTTCACGCCAAATGTCCGGCGAAATTGCCTTGGGAAAAGCACAAATGTTAAGAGCAAAGAGCGGCCTGCCGTTCATCGCATAGACGTCGGAAAGGGAATTAGCCGCTGCAATTGAACCATAATCGTAGGGGTCGTCGACCACAGGAGTGAAGAAGTCCACTGTCTGTACAATCACCTCACCCGAAGGGAGGCGATAGGCTGTGGCATCATCACGATGGTCGAACCCGACAATCAGGTTCTTGTCGCGTGCTGCAGGAAGCCCGCCAAGAATGAGATCCAGCACCGCCGGATCCATCTTAGACGCTCAACCAGCACAGCTTACCAGATGCGTCAGCTTGGTCAGCTCTTCTTTTGTGTAGGACATGGTTACTGTTCTGAATCCGGCGATGTTAGATTCAAATCCGGATAGACACGGCGGTAGGCCGCAATGTGCTGAAGGATGTGCTTGACATAAAGTCGTGTTTCCCGATAAGGGATCAACTCGACAAACACATCAGGTGGAAAGTTGCCAAATTCGGATTGCCACCGCCTGGCTGCGTTGATGCCGGCGTTATATGCGCAAAGCGTGAGAATCACGTCTCCATTCAGACTGCGCTGCAAATCCGCGATGTGCGCAATCCCGATTTCGAGGTTTCGCGGGCCATGATAGAGTTCTTCTTCTCGCAAAACCTGCCCCATGCGCTTGACCTGTAAACGAGCGGTCTCCGGCATCAGCTGCATCAATCCAATAGCGCCGGATGGACTTACGATTTTCTCATCAAAATGGCTTTCCTGACAAATCACGCCAAGGGCAAGATACGGATCCACTTCGTAGCGGCGGCACATGTCCAACAGGAGCGGTTCGTAATCAAGCGGATACCACAGTTCATAGAACTCAGCGGGACGGCTCCCTACGGACGAAGCTTCATTGCGAAACTCCTTGATAATCCACTTCCACGACTCGAAACGATCCCCATTCTTCCAGTAGAGCAGTGGTCTCCACCAAGCGAGATCTGCGCGCTTTCCACACTCAGCTTCGACTTGAGGCCATTCGCGTAACGCAAACTCCCATAGACCAAGCGCCGTTAGCTGAGCGAAGGCGCGAGAGTGTGATCCACCCAGCGCATGGACTTCATTTAAGCTCAGTACTCGCATGTCACGCCGAACAGGAGTTGGCAAGTCACTCAGCGAGCATGATAACAGAGCGTAGTATGAGAAAGGAAAGCGGCTGAGAAGCTCAGAGCACAAGCTGTCGCGCATATCCCTTCGGCCGATTTCGCTGAAGCTCCTGGCTGCCCAGTAGAGGCCGATGGGAACATAACCGGACTCGGGATAACTGCGCACAAGGCGTACGAAATCGGAGGATGCGCTCTCATACTTTGCAGAAAGATAGCGAGTCCAACCGCGCATCCAAAGGGCATCGTCCGCCCCTCCGGCACCTTGCGCAGCCTCATACCACTTGCTCGCGGCGTTGGCTGCCTCTGCAAGGTTGTTACGGTCAATGTGCAGCAAGGCAATCAGCCGCCAGGATTCTCCGACTCGCGACTTATCCGTGCCGGTTCTCGCAAGCTCTTGGGCCGTACTAATCGCCAACTGATCTTGATCTTTCAAGTAGGCTGATCGCACAATGCACCAACGCATTTCATCCCGAAAACTCGACTCCGGAAACTGCTTTATGTGCTGTTGAGCAAACTTAAGCGCATCGTCATGCCTGCGAAGTGCTACTGAAAGTCTTGCCTGCATTGCTATCATTTGCTCGTCGTACGCCGCGTAACGGCCACGACTTCGCAAAGCTGACAGTCGGTCAAGCGCATCATTTTTCATCCCCGCACGCTCAAGGCGCTCGACCTCGGCCCACTCGCCGCTCCAGCCAGGATCAGGCGGAGTGAAGCCGTAGGTTACAGCATAGGAAGACAACCTTCGCTTCGCGTCCTTTCCCTGCGACGAAGCGGGAGCATCGAGATACGTTGACCGAAGCAGAGTGGTCGCGTCGGAGTGTTTCCCGGAGAGCGAAAGGAATTTGGCAATCTCGAGATTGATGGCCTGTCGAATCCCGACCGCCACTTGATTTGAGCGAGCAGCGCTGGCGAGGCTGTTCAACGTGTCCAAATTGCCCTGTGCGCGGGCATCTTCAAACAACTCCTTTGCCGCAAGATCACGATAGTCGGGCAGTGATGAGGAAAGGAGCCTTCTCCAATAGATTCCCGCAAGATGAGGCTGGCCAAGTTGCGTAAGTGACTTTGCTCGCAGCCATGCGGCATGATCCTCAAGGTCGGGTGGAACCCCGAGATCGAGTATGGTGGGGACTAGTGCAATGTTGGAATCTGAGTATGCGAAACAAGCGGATAGGAAGTTTGCGAGACTTTCCCACTCCGGCGAAGATGGTAAACTGCGGGATGCCAACAAGGACTCGGAGGCAAGCGTGTCTCCTGCCAATCGATAGCCCCAAATCTGGGCAACTCGAGCAGAGTCATCCGCAAGAGTTGCCGCCAGTATCGGATATGGCGCGAGAAGAATTGCCAAGAGCGTGCTAAGTTGGCGAAGCATGGACGCAAAGTAAGCAAAAGAACCTCGAAAAACAATCATCTTAATAGTCTCATTCAGCTGCTCATGCTATACTTACAGTCATGGAACCCCCTATAGATCACTTGTGTTTCCGGTGGAGTTTCGTTATTTTACCAAGTCTTGTCTAATCCCCCTTCCGATTCTCAACTTTCCACCCCAATTCGTATGCGACTTCAGGCGGCAATCGCTCTTAGTGTTTTATTATCAATAAGTTATGCACTGGCAGACCCGATTTCAGTGTACTCGATTCAGTATACTGATAACCCTGACGGGTCATCTCCACTTGTAGGCCAGTCGGTAGAAGTAACAGGGCTTGTTTCCGGGGTGCGATTCGGCACCTCCCGGCTGCAGTACTTCCTTTCGGACCCGGGCGGAGGACCATGGAGTGGCATTCTGGTTTTCGACACTCAGGAACGCAATTTTCAGGTCGGCGATTCCGTAACTCTTCGCGCGACCGTGGCAGAAAGCGCCGGCCAAACAAGGTTAAATAGCCCTGAATTACTTGCAGGACCTTATGCCGGGCCGAGGACCATCGCCCCACATCTCTCCCTCTCTGGCAGCATCGAGGAACGGCACGAAGGGGTATTCGTTGAGCTGAGTAATGCCGTCGTGACAGAGATTACCGGCAGCACTTTCATCGTGAATGACGGCAGCGGACCACTGCGGGTGCGCGAGGGATTCGAGTTCGGATACGAGCCGTTCGTCGGCGACACACTGCAATACTTGCGCGGAATAGTTTCCTATCAGAGTAATGAGTTTGCGATCAACCCGCGTAATGACGCTGATTTCGGTTTCTTCTCAAACCGGCCGCCGATTATCACGAATGTCGGCCATACACCCGATCGTCCCACTGGGGTACAGCCTGTAACCGTGCGTGCGTCGATTAGCGATGATAATAACCAAGTCGCTGAAGCATTGGTGTTCTACAGATTCGGCCAAGCTGGTGACTTCTCAGCAGTGATGATGTACGACGACGGGCTTCATGGGGACGGTGCCGCACAAGATGGTGTATGGGGCGGCATTCTGCCTGCGGGGCCGGAGCGTTCCACCGCATACTACTATCTTTCCGTCCGCGATGCTGAGGGAGCACAGGCTCTTTCCCCTGCAAACGCACCAAGCCAAACTTATTCATATTTCGTGCGTTCTATCACGCTCTCGATTTTCGATATTCAGTACGTCGGCAGTCCGACGGGAGGTGACTCACCCTATAACGGACAGATAGTCACTTTAACAGGTATTGTTACGGGTTCGGGTTTTGACGGGGGAAGCTTTTTCATGAGTGACCCGGGCGGCGGACCTTGGTCAGGGGTGCTTGTGTTCAATCCCTCTTTGACTCCGGCGCAAGGTGACTGTGTTTCCGTCACGGCACGGGTGCAGGAGTATTTTGGGTTAACGGAGCTGTCCAGCGTATCGAATGTCACCGTGCTCGGAACCGGAGTAGTGCCGCCGCCGGATACTCTGTATGCGTCTATGCTGCCAGATTCTTCCGAGGCTTACGAAGGCGGGTTTGTTTACATCGGTCCATGCGTGGTAACGAACATCTCGAGTTTCGGGAGCTTTAACCAGTGGACCGTACGCGACGCATCGGGTGAAGGAGTCATTCTTGGCGATTTCGGACTGGAATATGTTCCTGCGCTGGGTGACAGCTTCACCTATATTCAAGGGTGTGTCGGCTTCAACAGCAATCCCGGACATATGATCGCTCCCCGATATGATGAAGACATGGGCATCATCGACCGCCGCGCACCGCAGTTGGTGAGTGTCTCCACCGTGACAGAGTATCGAGTGAATGTAAGATTCAATGAGCGGCTTGCGCCTTCCGTCGTGGATAACCTTGATCGATTCAGGATCGTTGAGGTTACCAATCCTGCTTTCCCCACCTTGCACGTACTCTCTGCGCAACTCTTTTCAGACAGCAAAACCATTCAGATCGAGACGATAGAGTCGATGCCCGCAACGGCCGCGTACGAGCTGACAGTCACGGAAATTTCTGACTTGGCCGGAAACG includes these proteins:
- a CDS encoding SIS domain-containing protein, which encodes MSKPEHLASVHDPLMVKAIEKLQHAVQEAATMHSQLSTTCFAELTAIAQACSSTLRHGGKLFFCGNGGSAAECQHLATEFVVRLTAQRERQALAAIALTTDTSLITACSNDYGFDRVFSRQVEALMHAGDVLFLLSTSGRSPNLILAAEAAAKIGGKRVAMLGMDPTPLDRHADYVLHIPSASGQRVQEAHLLCGHMLVELIEDLLSSGDNLHSTR
- a CDS encoding BatA domain-containing protein, with the protein product MTFLNSALLAALSLGLIPILIHLLNRQRFKEVDFPTLRFLQEMQRQKMRRVRVRQWLLLVLRTLAILALVFAMARPVLRSETGFLGTGEARASVVLVLDRSASMRAESPNGTRFRELQTRAQEVIQSLGSYDEIQIVWADPVPQLFPDSPTQHKALLREAIEAATAQESGGTLSDAVGQARSILGKSQNLLKEVYVISDFSESAWLERLPDAPILPNDVRLYVVPIAKDDVQNVGIVHAEISSRLIAPGRTIELSFSVVNSGSDAVSDRIVSAYLDGARVAQSRLSLRASEARTEQLRFVPESVGDMAGYVRLEDTDAFADDDVRRFVLRVPARLNVAIVGAIGPARRLTALAMDPAASAESFVHAVEMTTSEFESADWLSYDAVFVVDAPAFSGGFAERARSYLQTGRGIFVAGGPNFDLRSHAVWMQALGLPAPLGVDDAGDGRTRWSKVDLEHPLFEGVFQERPADISPEFARTLAISRDAAAATVIEGAGGKVYLCEATQGRGRILFFTSSPDPEWSSLFRAGIFAPLMTGSAAYLAGSGRAGVDLTQTVGQGGELLLRSTDAIQYDLSSNEVSLKLTASPVAGGQVLRIPPLSSSGEFRLRQAERDVLPIVVNIPAKESFLKPMTDDLHLESLGGQLQRLGQTANMETVISEGRYGRELWRLFLMLALCLLIAEMFIARTPKKEAIAT
- a CDS encoding T9SS type A sorting domain-containing protein, producing MRFRYFNSGQTFSLFSILLLPGVLCAQLDWSHDVVVFGTDQHEWSPQVVPIGDGQFRAFCVRESNVLSMRTSQLYGEVWEAFTDRTVTPEYIKFATASDDRYAYISNFARDGSDIHYRRISHTSSNWPEPSSPLVVPENTVLKDAVLLSDFDFSNEDPYVHLFVLAASSNGMGTLGHFYAMNYGQDWFSSGWFASGLPMQDSSASIAAAVTWEGENERLWVATAIDRPGSTGEQIALYYSDDLGSHWSTQLTPDISSYAQTRPTLISRESTIMLAYQRRNNASVAREIYATYSPDNGVSWSDPLQLTDSPFDNVNPRLMEAAGEIGICYARVQVQNQTGQLLFRRASINQPWAWELEEPVSDLNGLVVSEGFGCAADEEGFAVVWSGRLIGDDGDVFFDGSWRGTASEDQSRSPSPTLSLFPNPTTGWVTIAPLGESSQIRLYDILGREITSIGGSNMSRTWKLPDGLPSGSYWLRASDAHSSVRVTLLR
- a CDS encoding aspartate-semialdehyde dehydrogenase; this translates as MKPVRLAVLGATGLVGQTTLAVLEEWGVPLAELSLYASTSSVGKTMKCNGELHEVRSMEGDEVDAEYAILALSAEHSRVWVPQLEARGIRVIDHSSAFRMNDDVPLVIPEVNADRITSQTRVVANPNCSASVVVMALAPLDRRFGLRRALISTYQSVSGAGSAAVEEMRAQNRDANAKPEVLPRRIAGNLFPEVGHWESSGYSAEETKIVSEIKKILNREHVHVSATAVRVPVEIGHAASVSVELLQGTSLADVLKCLSDFPGLICDGSDYATPLEVSGQQDVHVGRVRIDPDDNHWLHFWVVGDNLRKGAASNAIQILQLWSDL
- the selD gene encoding selenide, water dikinase SelD: MLDLILGGLPAARDKNLIVGFDHRDDATAYRLPSGEVIVQTVDFFTPVVDDPYDYGSIAAANSLSDVYAMNGRPLFALNICAFPKAISPDIWREVLRGGAEKAAEADIVVAGGHTIDDKEPKYGMVVTGLVDPANMWSNNGARPGDVLILTKPLGLGILTTALKNELLTAQEIGAAVGWMQTLNKHAQLALRDCGIKAATDITGNGLLGHAAEIAKASNVQFKMHAASIPVLESALPLAEQGKVPGGTKMNKLYLGSYVEFASEVSSAMQWIMFDAQTSGGLLVAIPRGQFELAQQSLGTQNIYYAEIGEVVEGTGIVVTQ
- a CDS encoding lytic transglycosylase domain-containing protein: MIVFRGSFAYFASMLRQLSTLLAILLAPYPILAATLADDSARVAQIWGYRLAGDTLASESLLASRSLPSSPEWESLANFLSACFAYSDSNIALVPTILDLGVPPDLEDHAAWLRAKSLTQLGQPHLAGIYWRRLLSSSLPDYRDLAAKELFEDARAQGNLDTLNSLASAARSNQVAVGIRQAINLEIAKFLSLSGKHSDATTLLRSTYLDAPASSQGKDAKRRLSSYAVTYGFTPPDPGWSGEWAEVERLERAGMKNDALDRLSALRSRGRYAAYDEQMIAMQARLSVALRRHDDALKFAQQHIKQFPESSFRDEMRWCIVRSAYLKDQDQLAISTAQELARTGTDKSRVGESWRLIALLHIDRNNLAEAANAASKWYEAAQGAGGADDALWMRGWTRYLSAKYESASSDFVRLVRSYPESGYVPIGLYWAARSFSEIGRRDMRDSLCSELLSRFPFSYYALLSCSLSDLPTPVRRDMRVLSLNEVHALGGSHSRAFAQLTALGLWEFALREWPQVEAECGKRADLAWWRPLLYWKNGDRFESWKWIIKEFRNEASSVGSRPAEFYELWYPLDYEPLLLDMCRRYEVDPYLALGVICQESHFDEKIVSPSGAIGLMQLMPETARLQVKRMGQVLREEELYHGPRNLEIGIAHIADLQRSLNGDVILTLCAYNAGINAARRWQSEFGNFPPDVFVELIPYRETRLYVKHILQHIAAYRRVYPDLNLTSPDSEQ